In one window of Streptomyces sp. FXJ1.172 DNA:
- a CDS encoding right-handed parallel beta-helix repeat-containing protein — MSRARALRGLWAAPAALLALLAGSPAVAGVSYGGPVERRAAAADLYVAPDAAPGGKGTAEQPYASIDQAQQPAHRLSADSNVVVHLTGGTYRLSKPLTFGSGDGGQNGHSITYEAASGQQPVVSGAQQISGWQVHDRSKGIWSVHVGTGVNTRQLYVNGKEAPRAAIQVPRSGFTFTQTGLNITDSSLDYLAGLSDQNHIEVESINSFTDRYAPVRSISGRTITMQQPAWNNNSWGYDTINAPFAGGTMYLENNYAFLQQAGQWYLDSSTGDLYYRAQPGQNPNSLDVELPRLQSLLGISGSYGSPAAGLGFTGIRFTGTSWLGPSGPDGYADQQSGAHITGTYAMPANWLSTCKSGCTQFEATRNHWAQMPAAVQVSAATDVAFAGDAFSQLGQAGLGVGNDGAATASGTGLGADGITITGNTFNDDAGSGIQVGGIQPDAHHPGNPQMTNQNITVSNNKVSGVGDDYKETPAILSTYVTNATITHNQCDHLPYDGIDIGWGWGVNDPGGSQDYVNRGTYTYQPVYSTPTTLKNNTVAHNLIYDTKNAMFDGGSIYNLSASPGSVISDNYMYDNNHTTALYLDEGSRYLTVSDNVVQDAGTWAFTNANANNRTDDSTFSGNWYDGGNTYVATGPPHNNVLTGNVQVSATHWPHGARQVIQQAGVQPSGGDGLPADPHQLVIGSGSLCLDVHGDCGSATPRPTSGPATSRATSSSSSCGPREATGSCGRGTPGSWLPCRAAPPPPAPPRSCSRLRAERPTVCGCRCSSPTARTPSGTRAAACVWTSTAAAATPAGSSTSGPARTPPGPTGTSFPADCSNRQLVQPPAISPTREERT, encoded by the coding sequence ATGTCCAGAGCCAGAGCGCTCCGTGGCCTGTGGGCAGCCCCTGCAGCTCTGCTCGCCCTACTGGCCGGCAGTCCCGCCGTGGCCGGGGTCAGCTACGGGGGGCCGGTGGAGCGCCGAGCGGCGGCCGCCGACCTGTACGTGGCGCCCGATGCGGCCCCCGGCGGGAAGGGCACGGCCGAGCAGCCGTACGCCTCTATCGACCAGGCGCAGCAGCCCGCGCACCGGCTCTCGGCCGACTCGAACGTCGTCGTCCATCTCACCGGCGGCACGTACCGGCTGTCCAAGCCACTGACCTTCGGCTCCGGCGACGGCGGCCAGAACGGCCACTCCATCACCTACGAGGCCGCGTCCGGTCAGCAGCCGGTCGTGTCCGGCGCCCAACAGATATCGGGTTGGCAGGTGCATGATCGGAGCAAGGGCATCTGGTCGGTCCACGTCGGCACCGGCGTGAACACGCGCCAGTTGTACGTGAACGGCAAGGAAGCGCCACGGGCGGCGATTCAGGTGCCCCGTTCCGGCTTCACCTTCACCCAGACCGGCCTGAACATCACGGATTCCTCCCTCGACTACCTGGCCGGCCTTTCGGACCAGAACCACATCGAAGTCGAGAGCATCAATTCCTTCACCGACCGCTACGCGCCGGTCCGGTCGATCAGCGGCAGGACCATCACCATGCAGCAGCCCGCGTGGAACAACAACTCCTGGGGCTACGACACCATCAACGCGCCGTTCGCTGGTGGGACGATGTACCTGGAGAACAACTACGCGTTCCTGCAGCAGGCCGGACAGTGGTATCTCGACTCCTCCACCGGCGACCTGTACTACCGGGCCCAGCCGGGGCAGAACCCGAACAGCCTCGACGTCGAACTGCCCCGGCTGCAGAGCCTGCTCGGCATCAGTGGGAGCTACGGCTCACCGGCTGCCGGTCTGGGCTTCACCGGCATCCGCTTCACGGGAACCTCCTGGCTCGGCCCGAGCGGACCCGACGGCTACGCGGACCAGCAGAGCGGCGCGCACATCACCGGTACCTACGCGATGCCCGCCAACTGGCTGAGCACCTGCAAGTCCGGATGCACACAGTTCGAGGCCACCCGTAACCACTGGGCTCAGATGCCCGCAGCCGTCCAGGTCTCCGCCGCCACCGACGTCGCCTTCGCCGGTGATGCGTTCTCCCAACTCGGCCAGGCCGGACTGGGTGTGGGCAACGACGGCGCCGCCACGGCCTCCGGCACGGGGCTCGGCGCGGACGGCATCACCATCACCGGCAACACCTTCAACGACGATGCCGGCAGCGGCATCCAGGTCGGCGGGATCCAGCCGGACGCGCACCACCCCGGCAACCCGCAGATGACCAACCAGAACATCACCGTCAGCAACAACAAGGTCAGCGGGGTGGGTGACGACTACAAGGAAACCCCGGCCATTCTGTCCACCTATGTCACCAACGCGACGATCACCCACAACCAGTGCGACCACCTGCCCTACGACGGGATCGACATCGGCTGGGGCTGGGGCGTCAACGACCCGGGAGGCAGCCAGGACTACGTCAACCGGGGCACGTACACCTATCAGCCCGTCTACAGCACCCCCACGACGCTGAAGAACAACACCGTCGCGCACAACCTGATCTACGACACCAAGAACGCGATGTTCGACGGCGGCAGCATCTACAACCTGTCCGCGAGTCCCGGCTCGGTGATCTCCGACAACTACATGTACGACAACAACCACACCACCGCGCTCTACCTCGACGAGGGCTCCCGGTACCTGACGGTGTCGGACAACGTGGTGCAGGATGCCGGTACCTGGGCGTTCACCAACGCCAACGCGAACAACCGCACCGACGACAGCACCTTCTCGGGCAACTGGTACGACGGCGGCAACACATACGTGGCCACCGGGCCTCCGCACAACAACGTGCTCACCGGCAACGTCCAGGTAAGCGCCACCCATTGGCCGCATGGCGCGAGGCAGGTCATCCAGCAGGCAGGCGTCCAGCCGTCGGGCGGTGACGGCCTCCCGGCCGATCCCCACCAGTTGGTGATCGGCAGCGGCAGCCTGTGCCTGGACGTGCACGGCGACTGCGGCAGCGCGACGCCGCGACCGACCAGTGGACCTGCAACGAGCAGAGCAACCAGCAGTTCCAGTTCGTGCGGGCCGCGGGAGGCCACGGGCAGTTGCGGGCGCGGAACTCCGGGCAGCTGGTTGCCTTGTCGGGCAGCTCCACCGCCGCCGGCACCCCCGAGATCGTGCAGCAGGCTCCGGGCGGAGCGGCCAACAGTCTGCGGCTGCCGCTGCAGCAGTCCGACGGCTCGTACGCCATCCGGAACCAGGGCAGCGGCTTGTGTCTGGACGTCCACGGCGGCGGCCGCGACCCCGGCCGGCAGCTCGACGAGTGGCCCCGCAAGGACGCCGCCGGGACCAACCGGAACTTCGTTCCCCGCTGACTGCAGCAACCGGCAGCTTGTTCAACCCCCCGCTATTTCCCCCACTCGTGAGGAACGCACATGA
- a CDS encoding arabinofuranosidase catalytic domain-containing protein: MVARVGAAAALVAGTLVGATAAAGTARAATSGPCDIYAAGGTPCVAAHSTTRALYASYDGPLYQVRRGSDNTTRDIGVLSAGGYADAAAQDSFCSGTTCLITIVYDQSGRGNNLTQAPAGGAAGGPDNLANATAAPTTVGGHKAYGVFVAPGTGYRNNHTNGIATGDSPEGMYAIFDGTHYNGGCCFDYGNAETNSNDDGNGTMEAIYFGNIRVWGYGSGNGPWIMADLENGLFSGVNQHYNAGDPTINHRYTTAIIKGGANHWAIRGGNAQSGGLSTFYDGPRPNVSGYNPMRKQGAIILGTGGDNSKGAQGTFYEGVMTSGYPSDATENAVQANITAAGYSDSSSGGGTSTGALHAVGAGKCLDVPNSSTAAGTQLQIWDCSGGTNQAWTRTSSNQLTVYSGSSQMCLDAYDNQTSAGTKVETWPCNGGANQQWQLNSDGSVTGTQSGLCLDVTGASTANGALAELWPCNGGSNQRWNLN, encoded by the coding sequence CGGCCGCGCTCGTCGCCGGAACGCTGGTCGGCGCCACAGCCGCGGCTGGCACAGCGCGCGCCGCCACCTCCGGGCCGTGCGACATCTACGCGGCGGGCGGCACGCCCTGTGTGGCGGCACACAGCACGACGCGAGCGCTGTACGCCTCGTACGACGGGCCGCTTTACCAGGTCCGGCGCGGCTCGGACAACACCACCCGGGACATCGGCGTCCTGAGCGCGGGCGGGTATGCCGACGCCGCTGCCCAGGACTCGTTCTGCTCGGGGACGACGTGCCTGATCACGATCGTCTACGACCAGTCCGGCCGCGGCAACAACCTCACGCAGGCGCCCGCGGGCGGCGCCGCGGGCGGGCCCGACAACCTCGCGAACGCGACCGCCGCGCCCACCACGGTGGGCGGCCACAAGGCCTACGGCGTCTTCGTGGCGCCCGGCACCGGTTACCGGAACAACCACACCAACGGCATCGCCACCGGGGACAGCCCCGAGGGCATGTACGCGATCTTCGACGGCACGCACTACAACGGCGGCTGCTGCTTCGACTACGGCAACGCCGAGACGAACAGCAACGACGACGGCAACGGCACCATGGAGGCCATCTACTTCGGCAACATCAGGGTGTGGGGCTACGGTTCCGGCAACGGCCCGTGGATCATGGCCGACCTGGAGAACGGGCTGTTCTCCGGAGTCAACCAGCACTACAACGCGGGCGATCCGACCATCAACCACCGGTACACGACCGCCATCATCAAGGGCGGGGCGAACCACTGGGCGATCCGTGGCGGCAACGCGCAGTCCGGGGGGCTGTCCACCTTCTACGACGGGCCCCGTCCCAACGTCTCGGGCTACAACCCGATGCGCAAGCAGGGGGCCATCATCCTGGGCACCGGCGGCGACAACAGCAAGGGTGCCCAAGGTACCTTCTACGAAGGGGTGATGACCTCCGGCTACCCGTCGGACGCGACCGAGAACGCCGTCCAGGCCAACATCACCGCGGCCGGATACAGCGATTCGTCTTCCGGAGGCGGGACGAGCACCGGCGCGCTGCACGCGGTGGGCGCGGGCAAGTGCCTGGACGTGCCGAATTCGTCCACCGCGGCCGGCACACAGCTGCAGATCTGGGACTGCAGCGGTGGCACCAACCAGGCCTGGACCCGCACCTCGTCCAACCAGCTGACCGTCTACAGCGGCAGCAGCCAAATGTGCCTGGACGCGTACGACAACCAGACGTCCGCCGGCACCAAGGTGGAGACCTGGCCCTGCAACGGCGGCGCCAACCAGCAATGGCAGCTGAACTCCGACGGCTCTGTCACCGGCACCCAGTCCGGACTCTGCCTCGACGTCACCGGTGCCTCCACGGCCAACGGCGCCCTCGCGGAACTGTGGCCGTGCAACGGCGGATCCAACCAGCGATGGAACCTCAACTGA